One segment of Calliopsis andreniformis isolate RMS-2024a chromosome 1, iyCalAndr_principal, whole genome shotgun sequence DNA contains the following:
- the LOC143178966 gene encoding golgin-45 isoform X2, with protein MKCAGRTQGDGMENVTLEKPEVKQTKYRLGDVLIYHPTNLKQSSSIPPVTPTGPIVNLIPKHVVSMKNEKQILNSLKSKEPKFIPYEPYKAAVNPIIPYDKKSKKLLKSSLDMNMTVSQVAAVKVHERHIPSTDTLKAGEDKLLHNEWLKEKKAYELEIQKLKEENSQLENQLKFQAQVNGELKNLLVAAVGEDLETKVHLLTEDKLQLARALLNSAQHLSTHQEQTEWLAGQCEVWRSKFLASSLMIEELAKWKAALCQRTTDLQEAIKRLLEDRNLIRDLSLKTYRTLCVLRDNFDATGIVYCKKHELASTNIIDLVQGCNQLAEILKVQLLSGVENTNLNKEINIAGLDMKTFAEKHAEQLLMSPKMLMTGRQDLACSAVMGAAVAVGGQIFLSQNDSNITCPHCSGEIKQI; from the exons ATGAAATGCGCTGGACGTACACAAGGGGATGGAATGGAAAATGTGACATTGGAAAAACCTGAAGTCAAGCAAACAAAGTATCGTCTTGGAGATGTACTTATTTATCATCCAAcaaatttgaaacaatcaagtTCAATTCCTCCAGTTACTCCAACTGGACCAATAGTGAATTTGATACCAAAACATGTGGTTAGCatgaaaaatgaaaaacagATTTTAAATTCATTAAAATCAAAAGAACCAAAGTTCATTCCTTATGAACCATACAAGGCTGCAGTTAATCCAATTATTCCATATGATAAAAAGAGTAAAAAGCTATTAAAAAGTAGTTTAGACATGAATATGACAGTTTCTCAAGTTGCAGCAGTAAAAGTTCATGAAAGACATATACCATCAACTGATACTTTAAAAGCAGGTGAAGATAAACTTCTGCATAATGAATGGTTAAAGGAGAAAAAAGCATATGAATTAGAAATACAGAAACTTAAAGAAGAGAATAGTCAACTTGAAAATCAATTAAAATTTCAAGCACAG GTTAATGGAGAATTAAAGAATTTATTAGTAGCTGCTGTAGGAGAAGATCTTGAAACAAAAGTTCATCTACTGACTGAGGATAAATTACAACTTGCTCGGGCTCTTTTAAATTCAGCTCAACATCTTTCAACTCATCAAGAACAAACTGAGTGGTTGGCTGGTCAATGTGAAGTTTGGAGGAGTAAATTCTTAGCCAGTAg tttaatgattgaagaacttGCAAAATGGAAAGCAGCTCTTTGTCAAAGAACAACAGATCTTCAGGAAGCAATAAAAAGACTTTTAGAAGATCGTAATCTAATTCGAGATCTATCTCTTAAAACATATAG AACACTTTGTGTCCTTCGTGATAATTTTGATGCTACTGGAATAGTTTATTGTAAAAAACATGAATTGGCAAGCACAAATATTATAGATTTAGTGCAAGGTTGTAATCAATTAGCAGAAATTCTTAAGGTTCAATTATTGAGTGGAGTAGAGAATACTAATTTAAACAAGGAGATTAACATTGCTGGTCTAGATATGAAAACATTTGCTGAAAAACATGCTGAGCAA TTACTTATGAGTCCAAAAATGCTCATGACAGGAAGACAAGATCTAGCTTGTAGCGCAGTGATGGGAGCAGCTGTTGCAGTTGGTGGTCAAATATTTCTTTCACAGAATGATTCAAATATAACTTGTCCTCATTGCAGTGGTgaaataaaacaaatttaa
- the LOC143178966 gene encoding golgin-45 isoform X1 has product MLSNTKMTTISKSVKHEVEATLQDVQTMKCAGRTQGDGMENVTLEKPEVKQTKYRLGDVLIYHPTNLKQSSSIPPVTPTGPIVNLIPKHVVSMKNEKQILNSLKSKEPKFIPYEPYKAAVNPIIPYDKKSKKLLKSSLDMNMTVSQVAAVKVHERHIPSTDTLKAGEDKLLHNEWLKEKKAYELEIQKLKEENSQLENQLKFQAQVNGELKNLLVAAVGEDLETKVHLLTEDKLQLARALLNSAQHLSTHQEQTEWLAGQCEVWRSKFLASSLMIEELAKWKAALCQRTTDLQEAIKRLLEDRNLIRDLSLKTYRTLCVLRDNFDATGIVYCKKHELASTNIIDLVQGCNQLAEILKVQLLSGVENTNLNKEINIAGLDMKTFAEKHAEQLLMSPKMLMTGRQDLACSAVMGAAVAVGGQIFLSQNDSNITCPHCSGEIKQI; this is encoded by the exons ATGCTT AGTAATACAAAAATGACTACTATCTCAAAATCTGTGAAACATGAAGTAGAAGCTACGTTACAAG atGTTCAAACAATGAAATGCGCTGGACGTACACAAGGGGATGGAATGGAAAATGTGACATTGGAAAAACCTGAAGTCAAGCAAACAAAGTATCGTCTTGGAGATGTACTTATTTATCATCCAAcaaatttgaaacaatcaagtTCAATTCCTCCAGTTACTCCAACTGGACCAATAGTGAATTTGATACCAAAACATGTGGTTAGCatgaaaaatgaaaaacagATTTTAAATTCATTAAAATCAAAAGAACCAAAGTTCATTCCTTATGAACCATACAAGGCTGCAGTTAATCCAATTATTCCATATGATAAAAAGAGTAAAAAGCTATTAAAAAGTAGTTTAGACATGAATATGACAGTTTCTCAAGTTGCAGCAGTAAAAGTTCATGAAAGACATATACCATCAACTGATACTTTAAAAGCAGGTGAAGATAAACTTCTGCATAATGAATGGTTAAAGGAGAAAAAAGCATATGAATTAGAAATACAGAAACTTAAAGAAGAGAATAGTCAACTTGAAAATCAATTAAAATTTCAAGCACAG GTTAATGGAGAATTAAAGAATTTATTAGTAGCTGCTGTAGGAGAAGATCTTGAAACAAAAGTTCATCTACTGACTGAGGATAAATTACAACTTGCTCGGGCTCTTTTAAATTCAGCTCAACATCTTTCAACTCATCAAGAACAAACTGAGTGGTTGGCTGGTCAATGTGAAGTTTGGAGGAGTAAATTCTTAGCCAGTAg tttaatgattgaagaacttGCAAAATGGAAAGCAGCTCTTTGTCAAAGAACAACAGATCTTCAGGAAGCAATAAAAAGACTTTTAGAAGATCGTAATCTAATTCGAGATCTATCTCTTAAAACATATAG AACACTTTGTGTCCTTCGTGATAATTTTGATGCTACTGGAATAGTTTATTGTAAAAAACATGAATTGGCAAGCACAAATATTATAGATTTAGTGCAAGGTTGTAATCAATTAGCAGAAATTCTTAAGGTTCAATTATTGAGTGGAGTAGAGAATACTAATTTAAACAAGGAGATTAACATTGCTGGTCTAGATATGAAAACATTTGCTGAAAAACATGCTGAGCAA TTACTTATGAGTCCAAAAATGCTCATGACAGGAAGACAAGATCTAGCTTGTAGCGCAGTGATGGGAGCAGCTGTTGCAGTTGGTGGTCAAATATTTCTTTCACAGAATGATTCAAATATAACTTGTCCTCATTGCAGTGGTgaaataaaacaaatttaa
- the LOC143180349 gene encoding uncharacterized protein LOC143180349 yields the protein MDKSNGNESEEKPETQEVSGIKNLRLPTFNRTNPEAWFAMIELAFYIQRITSDNSKYHITITALETEAIEQALDIVHCPQEAEKYEALKCRLLKCFSDSKETQLHKLLTKMRLDDAKPSQLLRKMRTLASKTPEKILQTLCSENLDLNQQAEIADKIVETTSRGQVMAVVPETRGKERDRQDDKSIEGLSSQMAALTVLIQQLITKVQSVEKKHGYGRGREDNRINGEQPRARSRTSARKTLLCS from the exons ATGGACAAAAGCAACGGGAATGAGTCCGAAGAAAAGCCAGAAACGCAAGAAGTGTCAGGCATAAAAAACTTGCGGTTACCTACTTTTAATAGAACAAACCCAGAGGCGTGGTTTGCTATGATTGAATTAGCATTTTATATCCAGCGCATAACATCAGATAATTCAAAATATCACATTACAATAACAGCACTGGAGACAGAGGCTATAGAGCAAGCTCTCGACATCGTCCATTGTCCACAAGAGGCGGAGAAATACGAAGCATTAAAGTGTCGTCTATTAAAATGTTTCTCGGACTCGAAAGAGACACAACTACATAAGTTGCTGACAAAGATGCGACTCGACGACGCAAAGCCGTCACAGTTGCTGAGGAAGATGCGTACATTGGCATCGAAGACGCCAGAGAAGATTCTGCAAACGCTGTG TAGTGAAAATTTAGATCTAAACCAGCAAGCAGAAATTGCAGACAAGATTGTAGAGACGACGTCAAGAGGACAGGTAATGGCAGTAGTACCCGAGACCAGAGGAAAAGAAAGAGACAGACAGGACGATAAAAGTATCGAAGGGTTGTCAAGTCAAATGGCTGCACTCACCGTCTTAATTCAGCAATTAATAACAAAGGTGCAGAGCGTGGAAAAAAAACATGGATACGGCAGAGGAAGAGAGGATAACAGGATAAATGGAGAACAACCCAGAGCACGATCACGTACATCAGCAAGAAAAACACTGCTTTGCTCATAG